ggcagcagctctccatggtttcagacaggggtgtttcccagccctgtctggaaatatCAGGTGCTTTCTGCAGGCAAACCAGGTGCTCTGTCACTTAGCTATGACCCTTCCTTAAAATGTAGCTGCAGTTGGATGTGTACTGTGTTATACctaaagataagaacataagaacagccctgctggatcgggtccaaggcccatctagtccagcatcctgtttcacacagtggcccaccagatgccactggaagcctgaagttgagggcatgccctctctcctgttactcccctacaactgatacTCAGTTGAATTGAGGGGCAAATGAAACCCAACAGGCATGACCAATACCACATTATTGTGCCTCCTGGAACATGCCCCGAAGTCCTCTGAAACATGCTGGGGTTCCTTGACAGTCAAGTTGATATAGAAAGGTTTTTCTGACAGTCAAAGGTCTGGGGCACACacgggcctggttcacacaatcattcgaaTCTacgtttaatgtgggttactgacattaatgtgattgtgtgaacccataccaaggtggtttatggcctgagatgaatctgaggttCCGACCTTGGCATAGGTTCACACCAGTATggtaatgttggtaacccacatgaaacctagattcaaatgactgtgtgaactagGCCAGTGAGTGTTTGTAAGACCTTAAAAAATCCTTTCATCAGGAACAGAGGATTGGGAGACATGGCTGAGCTGGTAAGCCACACAATGTTTTATCCTGCTTTCATCCAGCATGAAGTTTCCTCCCAAATACCAGCTTAATAAACTGGTTGTCCAGGCTGATCCTTGACCTTTTGGCAACCATATCTATTGTACCATTTGTATGCTTTATGCCagcatttaaaaagaaagcaagaaagaaaaacagcagtATTCCACCTGTTATCCAGACAAGTGCTGATGTTTTCTCAGATGAATGTTTGGCAGTCTCAGAGTGATCCTTTGGTTTCATATTTATCCAACAGCATTGACCTCAAGGAGATCAATGCAAGGAGAGTTGTTCCTTTTTCTGCCACTGAGTTGTTTGACCTGTTAtgataggctcattcacacaaccttaaACAGAACTGGTTGAACTCCCAGCCAAGGTAGGAGAGCTGCTCATGCTCCCATTTGGTGGTGGTGTGCATgcaaaaagcaaggtagaaggagggCAGAGTGATCTTGTGGGGCCTGAGTAGGACAGCTGCACCCTATCCAGAACCTGTCCCCGgcattttattgagggtggatgaaaagccacCCTACCCAGCTCCCATACGATCACTCACCCCTGTGCCTCCCTTGATCTCTGATGAAACACATGAGCACTGACtgggtgcacacacagtgctCCTACCCTGTCTGGGTGTGACTCCTccctgtttagggtcatgtgaATAGGCCTAAACTATGGCAAACCACTTGTAACAACTGATCTATTTTCTGGTTGTAGGCTGGGTCACCATGTGGCTTGTAGCTCCTTAGATTACACAAAAGGAGGTGCCTTTGAAGTTTAGAAAAATTTGAATGATGTGGAAACTGAAGAGAGATAAATTATTTATGCTTTCTTAAAGCACTTTCACTCTGAGTTCTCCAAAGAAATTGATTGACAGTACACTGAGGGCAGACAAAAGTGCCTCTGTATGCAACTCATATGGTATTCAGTGCTGaatcacaataaataaatagtaatgcCAGAAATattaatggctttaaaatggaatgtgatttttatggaggaGAAGCCTGTTAGTCATAATAGCTAGGAATgaaatctccatgttcagaggtgtTAGTCCTCTCACTGAGTTACTGAGCCTCGGAGGAACATAGGGAGGCTCTacacgatcagtgtgtagagctgggcgggtttggcagggagagagggtcaAGCCTGCTGTCCCCGCACACGAGCGGTTAGCCTGTCCACATGATTCCTGGTTCTGTCATGGAGcgggtaggggtggtagggatCGTGGGCCGCCTGGCCCTTGGAAGTCCCAGGGTGCCCTGTGCCaatgtgcggggcattctggggagacccctgaggttgggaggcttgttgaagcctcccggtcaggggtctcctcatgagtcactgtggcacGAAGCCATGCTCATGATAAAAAGAACTCTCGATAaaactcatgattaaaaaaaacccagggtTGGTGGAGCACTTgatccgctaacctcatttaaagggagggctactttggctggctagctgccagagaactcgctggcgagcccggtggttctcacgatgggggaaaaccgggctgggctcccttagcctggttttcctccatcgtatgaatagcctcaggaagttgccttataccgaggcagaccctgggtccatctaactcaactATACTGGTTGGCAGTGGcgctctgaggtttcaggcaggagtctctcctgacactacctggagatgccaggggttgaacctgtgaccttctacatgcaaattaGATACACTGctgctgagttatggccccatcctcttgtGTACTGTCTCTTAAGGAGgcaagcccagaaggcctcaggatgaaaaGCCCACGTGGTAGGAGATGAGAAACAGGTTCAGTTTTGTAGCAATCGTCTGTGTGAGTCGTTGGTCCTGTATGAGGTAGATGAACCTTTGGCTTGGCCCAGCTAGGCTTGCTGGGTGAAACTGGGAAGTTCAGAGGCAGAGCTCATGGAACCTGCTTGTTCAGATCAAATCAaaccaatctttattatggtcatggaCCAGAATTAAATATAGGGCATAAGGGGCATAAAAATATTCAATATGTGATAGGAAGGTAtaaaaggcatacaagacatTAAAAGGCATATtaaaaagggataaaaggcaTTAAAAGGCACCGAGAGGGATGCAAGACATAGGGATGCAAGACATAAAAAGGCATAAATGCATGAAAAGCTTAGATAATAAAAATGCATTACAACAGGATTCTAAAACTATATAGGGCAGTAAAAATATGGGGTTGTGGTTCTAAAGGGTTGAAGGAGCGCATGTTTTTCGGGTGGCACACTAAATTGGATGGAGTGTGTTGTAGTACATTGGAGCCAAGATGGGAACACCAGAAGATTATAGCACAAGACTATAGTTGAGGGGACCCACTGCCAACCAGcagattttggatgctgccacgcAGTACCTGGCTACGTTATATGTGATGCTTGTGCAGAAGAGGAACTGGAGTAAAATCTGATAGAACTGGGTGAAACTGATAAATTGAGGCAGaggcatatattttaaaagtatttgttgGGCCAATGTTTGCTGGTTCTCCAACACCATCCCTAATTTTGGTTACCTGCCAAAATGGGctttggttggttggctggttggctgaaaaaatgaatgaatgaatgaatattcaaaCATAGACACAACAACTACTACTTTATATGCATATTTCCCCACATATTTCCTGTGGCTTCATTGCCTAATCTCATCTTATTCCTGTGCTTTTCTTCTTTGTCTAGGACGAGACTTATTCAGACTTCCTCATAGGGGAGGGTCATACAGTAGATCTTGGAGAAAATCAGTTGTGTGGGAAGGAGATTGGAAGAGATGCTCATGTATCATTATGCCTGCCCCCAGCACTTGCCCAAGTGTTGCATCTTTTGAATCACTGGCATAGAATCCTAGCATCCTTATGGATCTGATATCATCCAAATCTCTCTCTTGATTTGCTTTCCTTTTGGACTTAAATTTGAAGTCTGAACTGGTGCGATGGACCAGTTACCTTGCACATGAGAagcttctcttccttctctcctctctgcctTTTATATGAGCATTTCTTTCTTGCAAACTTGCCTATCACTGCTGATTAATGCAACGATACAAATCCCATTTATTCAAGCTTTCATGTTTATTTTTCACAGGGTTGGacaagaagacctccaaggtcccttccaactctaaaattctatggttCTATGACTATAATGGGTAGTACCCAGGCTATGTTAGACAtgtcagtcccattgaaattaatgggacttgtctGATTGACCTCAGTGGTGCTCAGTCATTGCTAACAGTCTGGTTACATAATAGtgataataaatatattattgcTGCTATTTGGATGTTTACTATATTCTTAGGCCATAATTTAGGTAAGTGTACAGAATGTTCCGTCTGTTTTATAATATATGATAGTGCATAatctattttattttcttattttttatgatcttttattttattttctaatccgTCTAATCTGCTTGATCTATGTATCATATTACTTACCCACTCTTTCTGCCTAAAAGCACTCAAGTTATAAAATATTACTCCTTTAATAACCCAAACCTGTCAAAGTGTGTGAATACCTTTCAAGGCTCAGCCTTATGAAAGCCTTTGCTTCCGCCATGGCTATACTACAAAAGAGAAAGTGCAGCAACCTCAACTCAGTTCCGCCACAGATATGTTGCATGTCTAAATGCAAGTCATTCAATAGATCTCTCCCCGAGAGCATTTATGTGTAAAGTTAGAGGAAAGGTGAGCTCCTTTTCAGTCCTGTCAATCATCTTAAGTCCCTGGGAGGGAAAATGCTGTTGAATAGCAAATAATCATTATTTTATAACCCAGGGTTGCACTTTTCAAGTGATGTTTTGAAATATTTCCCAAGCAGAGGCAGTTCTACAAAGAGAAATATGAAGACACAACAAATAATCCTGCCTACTTATATTCATGCAGCTCATTTTTAAACCTCTTTGAAACAATTAGTATACTTTTCTCTATTCTTGGCAACTCTCAGGCCAACTTTTAGAAATCTCTCTTTAATCTTTAACTTATCCTCTAACTGGACCTACTAGAGAATACaaatacaactaatatttatataccacttctcaacagaagttcccaaagcagtttacatagatatacataaataaatcaatcatctccctgtccccaaagggctcataatccaaaaaagaaacataagatagacaccatcaacagccactggagggatgctgtgctaggggccagttaggatagggccagttgctctccccctgctaaataaagataatcaccacttttaaaaggttcataggatcataggcagctgccatatactgagtcagatcataggtccatctagctcagtactgtctacacagactggcagtggcttctccaaggttgcaggcaggaatctcctgAAGAGTCCCTTTCATAAGTTATTCATCTCCATCTGTGACAAAGCAatgctttcttttaaattttaattcacATAATCTTTCAGTGGCATCTCACTGACATCAAGTTAGTATCAAGCATTAGGATGTCTTTAACAATCAATTCAATAGTTtatcccatccaaatggaaagcAGAGTGGGCCCAGCTcagaaaaggggacaattaatgcttgctaccgaAGAATATCAATCTACTAATCAGGGTAGCCTAGAACTACAAGGAAAGGAACAAAGGGAAATTCCCTGGCTTGCTTCAAAGATTCAATGCTACAGAAGCTGTATCTCCAACAGATTCAGTAAGATGTCCACTTTGGTTGAAGCAGTTTCCACACTGCAAACATTCATATGGTTtgtccccagtgtgggttctatggtgtgtaATAAGATTTATTctcttactgaagctctttccacactccaagcatgtatgtggtttctccccagtatgggttctgTGGTATGTAATAAGACTTcctctctgactgaagctctttccacactccaagcatgtatgtggtttctccccagtgtgggctCTATGATGTACAGTAAGCTCTCCCCTTGtggtgaagctttttccacactccaagcatttatgtggttttacccctgtgtgggttctatggtgtatagtaaGAGCTCCCCTCTGaccgaagctctttccacactgcaaacaTTCAtacggtttctccccagtgtgcgttcCATGGTGTTCATTAAGATGTCCaatctgactgaagctctttccacattgcaAGCATTCATatagtttctccccagtgtgagttctttgatgcacagtaagaGCTGTagttgtgctgaagctctttccacactccaagcatgtatgtggtttctccccagtatgggttctgTGGTGTGTAATAAGACTTCCtgtctgactgaagctctttccacactccaagcatttatgtggcttctccccagtgtggattctatgatgtaTAATAAGATTTCCTCTTTGGCTGAAACTTTTTCTGCACTCCAC
Above is a window of Hemicordylus capensis ecotype Gifberg chromosome 2, rHemCap1.1.pri, whole genome shotgun sequence DNA encoding:
- the LOC128348279 gene encoding zinc finger protein 436-like is translated as MQEGEKPYKCLECGKSFSKSGNFILHHRTHTREKPYECVECGKSFIKRGVLNIHHRSHTGEKPHKCLECGKSFSQTGSLITHHRTHTGEKPHTCLECGKSFSTTTALTVHQRTHTGEKLYECLQCGKSFSQIGHLNEHHGTHTGEKPYECLQCGKSFGQRGALTIHHRTHTGVKPHKCLECGKSFTTRGELTVHHRAHTGEKPHTCLECGKSFSQRGSLITYHRTHTGEKPHTCLECGKSFSKRINLITHHRTHTGDKPYECLQCGNCFNQSGHLTESVGDTASVALNL